The proteins below come from a single Oryzomicrobium terrae genomic window:
- a CDS encoding DUF2189 domain-containing protein, with protein sequence MSRPFAWLRRGWGDLQRTPTASLAYGALFAAIGFAVLLLGDQHPRTAMAALSGFLLVGPLLAVGFYELSRRSAADEPVDAVMALTGLRRCWRPLAAYGVLLALFYFCWERLTVAILAFLLGSADLWDFVGLLREIFLSPHHPILAMAWILSGGVIAALCFLVSVITAPVLVDRGGRLADAVEASITAVSENVFPMLLWSGLIVALVLIGFATIMVGLVVIVPLLGHATWHAYRDLVE encoded by the coding sequence TTGAGCCGCCCGTTCGCCTGGCTGCGCCGCGGCTGGGGCGATCTGCAGCGCACCCCCACCGCCAGCCTGGCCTACGGCGCCCTGTTCGCCGCCATCGGTTTTGCCGTGCTGCTGCTCGGCGACCAGCACCCGCGCACGGCCATGGCCGCCCTGTCCGGATTCCTGCTGGTGGGGCCGCTCCTGGCCGTGGGCTTTTACGAACTGTCGCGGCGCAGCGCCGCCGACGAACCGGTGGACGCGGTCATGGCCCTGACCGGGTTGCGCCGCTGCTGGCGCCCCCTGGCGGCTTACGGCGTGCTGCTCGCCCTGTTCTATTTCTGTTGGGAGCGGCTCACCGTGGCCATCCTCGCCTTTCTCCTCGGCAGTGCCGATCTGTGGGATTTCGTCGGACTGTTGCGCGAAATCTTCCTCTCGCCCCACCACCCGATCCTGGCCATGGCCTGGATCCTTTCCGGCGGGGTGATCGCCGCCCTGTGCTTCCTGGTCTCGGTGATCACCGCCCCGGTGCTGGTGGACCGGGGCGGGCGCCTGGCCGACGCTGTGGAGGCGAGCATTACCGCGGTATCGGAAAACGTCTTCCCGATGCTGCTCTGGTCCGGGCTGATCGTCGCCCTGGTGCTGATCGGCTTCGCCACCATCATGGTCGGCCTGGTGGTGATCGTGCCCCTACTCGGCCACGCCACCTGGCATGCCTACCGAGACCTTGTAGAATGA